The Desulfovibrio sp. Fe33 genome contains the following window.
GTTCCGGCCTGAGATCATGTCCCGCAAGATGAACGTTCTGCTCAATACCCGGCTTTCCTCCAGGGAGCCGGGGCCGCATCCGGAGCCGCAGGTCATGGACCGATACCTGAATCCGCTGCTCATTGCCGGAGCCTACGCCTTCTATCGCGAGCATCGCGCCGACCTGACCCTGATCCACGAAAAATACGGGGTGCCGGGCGAGATTCTGACCGCGCTCATGCTGTTGGAGACTCGGCTGGGCATGAGCGTCGGCGACCACAATGGATTCACCATTCTGGCCTCCATGGCCCTGGCTGGGGATTTTGATCTCATCAGTGATCGCATCAAGCGGACCGACCTGTCCGACGAGACCGTGGATTGGCTCAGGAAGCGGACCCGGGAGAAGGGCGATTGGGCCTACGAGGAACTCAAGGCGCTCATTCGCTACGCACAGCGCAACGGGCAGGACCCGCTGACCATCCGCAGTTCGGTGTATGGCGCTATCGGCCTCTGCCAGTTCATGCCGACCAGCGTGGAGCATTACGGCAGGGACGGGTCGGGAGACGGACGCATCGATCTTTTCGAGACGAGGGACGCCCTTTACAGCATGGCCAACTTCGTGGCCGAGCATGGCTGGAAGGATTCCATGACGCAGGAGCAGAAGCTCAGGGTCATCTATCACTACAATCACTCCGAGAGCTACGCCCTGACCGTTCTGGCCGTGGCGGACAGGATCGCCAAGACCCGGGAGCTCTTCGGGGGCTGATTCGGATCAGGCGTCTTCCAGAAGACTCTGGTAAAGATTCAGCGTCCGCTTGAGGAATTCGTCCAGAGTGAGTTGGGACATGGTCCGCTTCTGGGCGGCCAGCACCTGGTCGCGCAGGTCGGGATCGGTCGCCACGGCTTCTATGGCGTCAGCCAGCCCATCCGCATCCTCGGGTTTGACCAGCACGGAGGCGTCCACCAGATCGGGCATGACGCCGACGTCGGTGGAAACCAGCGGCCGTTCGGCGGCCATGATCTCCAGCGCGGAGCGGGCGATGGCCTCGGACCACAGTGAGGCGACCACGCCGATGTCCAGCGCGGAGATGCAGGCGGCAACGTCGTCGCGCCTGCCGCTGATGCGGGTGATGTCCCCGACCCCGGCATCCCGGATATGCTCTTCGATCTGGTCGGTGGTCATGGCCGTGTCGAAACCGATGAGCAGGAGGCGGATGTTCTCCATGCCGCGCCGTCTCAGGGCGGCGACGGCCTCGATGGTTTCCTTGTGTCCCTTGACGCGGTCGAACCGTCCGACCAGCCCCACGACGAGATCGTTCGGGACGAAGCCGAACTCTTCCCGCACCCGGTCGCGTCCGGCCTGGTCGAAATGAAATTTTGCAGTGTCCACGCCGCCGTGAATGAGCCACAATCCGGGGCCGGGAGTGCGCATTTTTTGCAGGAAATATTCGGCCATGCGCCGGTTGGTGACCACCACGGCGTCGGCTACGCCCGAATGGAGCCAGCGGTTGACCGCGTCGGAGCGGGGCGGGCGTTGGTCACCCCTGGTGCGCACCAGCCGGTAATGGAAACCGAAGAGCTTGAGCAGCCCCCACAGGAAAAAGCCTTCGCCCCGGTGGCAATTGACGATTTCAGGGCGGTGCGTCCGCAGGAGTTGTATGATATGCCTTGCGGCGGCGGCGAAACGCAGGGGGTTGGTGGTGTTCAGGTCGACGGACACGGTTTCGAGCCCGGCCTCACGGGCCATGGCCTCGGACTGCGTTCCGGCCTGGGTCAGGACCAGGACCTCATGGCCTGCATCGGCCAGGAGTTTGCTCAGGGTGATGGCGTACCACGCCGTCGCGTTGAACCAGCGGACATTGATGACTTGAAATATTCTCATTGATTGCGCCTGGGTGGACTGTTGGATACACAACATGACAGTTCACGACGGCGAAAGCAAGGGCTCTGATACATGAAAAACAGTCTGGTATCCATAATCCTGCCCACCTACAATCGGGCGGAATTCATAGGCAGGGCGCTCGATTCGGTCCTGTCGCAGACCTACGGCAACTGGGAGTGTCGGATCATCGACGACGGCTCCACGGACGAAACCGAAACGGTCCTTTCCGGGTTCGACGACCCGCGCATTCACTATAGCCGCCAGGAAAACCAGGGGGTCTCCGGAGCGCGCAACACGGGTATCGCCGCGTGTCGCGGCGATGTCGTGGCTCTGCTCGATTCCGACGACGAGTGGATGCCGCGCAAACTTGAAACACAGCTCGCGTATATGGCTGGGAACGGCTATGAGATCTGCCAGACCGAGGAAATCTGGTATCGCGGCGGCAGGCGGGTCAATCAGCCCGCGCGTTACGCCAAGCCCGAGGGATGGTTCTTCGAGGCTTCCCTTGAAATGTGCCTGATAAGCCCGTCATGCACCATGTTCACCCGGAAGGCGTGGGAGGTGATGGGACCTTTCGATACGGCCATGCCTTCCTGCGAGGATTACGACATGTGGCTGCGGGCGTGCCTGAATTTCCCGGTGGGACTGGTTCGCGAAGCCCTGACCATCAAGCATGGAGGCAGGCCGGATCAGCTCTCCGTTTGCGTGCCCTGCGCGGATTTGCATCGCATTCGGGCGTTGGTAAAAATCCTGCAAAGCCGAAAACTTGACGATGCCTACCGTGGACTTGCCATGGAGTCCTTGCGCAGAAAGGTAGAGATATACATGCAAGGCTGTGAAAAAAGAGGGAAAAAGGACGAGGCAGAACGCGTTTGGAACCTGTTTTGCATGGTGCGCGACGGGAAAGATATTCCCTTGAATACGTTGAGTTAGCGCATGGCGCGCGGTCCGGCCGCGCAACATGCTTTGTCCACATGGAGAACGGCGCCCGTCAGCGGCGAGAGGTGACCCCGTGCAGAACATAAGCAAGCTTCTGGAGACCCTGCCCGTCATCAGCCAGTCCCGGCTGGTGGCCTCCGGCTTCGGCATATGGGTGGTCTGGAAGGGCGACCTGCACGGCGCGGTGGACAATACGCTTCAGGAATTCGGAGCCTTGTGCGTGGCCCGGGAGGACCAGCAGGCCCTTTGGTTCTGCAACACCGTGGAGGTGTTCCGGGCCGTCGCAAGGTTGCAGGTCTGGGCAAGGGTCAATCCCATGCCGGTCTTCTGCCAGTTGGTGCCCCTGACTTTTCTGGCGGGCTACGACCTTGAATATTCCGTGTCCTTGTCCGTGGAGCTGGACCGCCAACGGGTGGCCCCGCCGAACGATTTCGAAGTGGTTGTCCATCCCGGCCTCAAGGAGCGCGTTCAATCCGTTGCCGGGCTGTCCACCGAACCCGCCGGGAGCGTGGACGGGCTGGCCAACGTCAAGTGGCTGAAGCTGGTCGTCGACCAGGGGCTCGACTATGAGTCCGTGCTGCGCTGGTACTTCATCGTCAAGCCGCTGGGGCGCATGTCGGACAAGGAAAGCATCGTTGGTTGGCGTGATTTTTCCACCGATATCATCGAACTGCTGCAACGCCTCGGGCTCAAGTACATATCCGACGTCAAGGAAGGGGCGCTCTTCCTGCCTCTCGACAATTTCCGGCTGCTCAAGAGCTTCTGCACGGAGATGGTGAATCTCATTCGCCGCAACAAGGAAGCCCCGGACAAGAAATACTGGCCGGTGGTCATGGCCGCGGTGCCCCAGGGCGATCTGCATTTTACCGCCGATCTGCCCCGGAAGGTCGGGCTGGACTGGAACCGTCTCGCCCCTGACTATCCCCATGTGCGCTTCATGGACGGGTTTCTGCTTTCGGCCTGGTTTCGCATGAACGAGGCCCGTTACGGGGCCGGGCCGGTTTCCCTGGACTCGTGGTGCACCCTGTCCCTCAGGGACGCCGACGGGGAGACCGGATATGGAACCATGCAGGTGGCTCTGCCCAATGCGCTGGTGGCTTCCGACGGGGGTGGGGAATGCTTCTATTGCGGGCTCAAGAATCATGAGGTCTCCCATTGTCCGAGCAGAAATATTGCGACTCCGCAACCCCAGGTCTGGCGGTTGTTGGCCAAGGCCGATTTCAACGATTTTTCCGACGGATTCGCCAGCCTTGACGCCGATCTGAGCAAGGAGGATTTCGTCTCCGGCATCCTCAAGGTCATGGAGTCCCGGGACGACCTGGAGAGTCTCCTGGCGCGGGCGGTTTTCGAAATCAACGTCCCGGTTCAGCTCAGGACCTTGAAGCTCGTATGGCGCAGCCGGAGCAAGGAGTGGGACGGCGCCTTCAAGCAGTTGGCCCCCCAGGAGGGGGATTACATTTGGGAGGCCCTGGAGTGCCTGGAGAAGGGCGACATGGGCAATTCGGAACATTTTCTCAAGGACGCCCAGATCAAGTATCCAAGGAGTTATCAGCCTCAATCCCTTTGGGGCTACTGGTACCTGGAGAAGGGCGACCCGATTCGGGCCATGTTCCATTGGCAGGAGGCCGAGCGCATGAGCTACACCCCGTTGCAGCAGGGGTGCATGGCTTTCCTCCAGGCGCGGCTCATGGAGGTCGAGGGGGATTACAAGGACGCCATCAATACCTACAAGCGGGTCAACAGCTTGGCTCCGAGTTGGCTCCAGCCCATCTATCGGCAAGCGGTCTGCATGGTCAAGATGGGCTTCACCAGCCAGGCCATGGACACGCTCTTCGATCTCATGGACCGCGATCCGAATTACTTCAACCGCATTCTCGTCGATCCCGAATTGGACCGGGGCCGGGTGCAGTTGTTGAGCGCCATGTGGGAGAAGTGGAACGATGCCGAGAAGTCCGTGGAGAGCACCCGCAAGCGGGTGGAGGACCTGACCGACGATATTTCCAGACGGTTCGACGAAAACCATCCCTTTTTCGAAGCGGCCAACGAGGAACTGGACCGGCTGCGCGGATACGGACGGACCAACAACTACGTGGCCTATCACCAACTGCTCCAGGGAACGGAAAAGTTCCGGGTCGGGCTCGACGACGAGATTCGGCGGGAGGTCAAGCGGATCAACGCGAACATCGGCCACCTGACCGAGCGTGTGCGCGGTATCCAGCGGGAGGCCGCCTGGTTCCCGTTTCCCAAGCTCCTTAGGGAATTCAACAAGGAATTCAACTACTGCGTGGACAAGATCAACTGGATTCGCACCCAGCGGCTTCAGGATGCGGACAATTTTCGCAAGTCGCTGCGGTTTTCCGATGAGATCGAAGAGCATATCGACAGCCTTCAGGGCCGTCTCGTCACCTTGCGCATCATCCGCGACGCCACGTTG
Protein-coding sequences here:
- a CDS encoding lytic murein transglycosylase; the protein is MKRAAIGFSLAAVFICAFGLSIAAAGGLWDPLVDRLADDGFERRKIAYLFSSPDLEFRPEIMSRKMNVLLNTRLSSREPGPHPEPQVMDRYLNPLLIAGAYAFYREHRADLTLIHEKYGVPGEILTALMLLETRLGMSVGDHNGFTILASMALAGDFDLISDRIKRTDLSDETVDWLRKRTREKGDWAYEELKALIRYAQRNGQDPLTIRSSVYGAIGLCQFMPTSVEHYGRDGSGDGRIDLFETRDALYSMANFVAEHGWKDSMTQEQKLRVIYHYNHSESYALTVLAVADRIAKTRELFGG
- a CDS encoding glycosyltransferase family 4 protein, whose amino-acid sequence is MRIFQVINVRWFNATAWYAITLSKLLADAGHEVLVLTQAGTQSEAMAREAGLETVSVDLNTTNPLRFAAAARHIIQLLRTHRPEIVNCHRGEGFFLWGLLKLFGFHYRLVRTRGDQRPPRSDAVNRWLHSGVADAVVVTNRRMAEYFLQKMRTPGPGLWLIHGGVDTAKFHFDQAGRDRVREEFGFVPNDLVVGLVGRFDRVKGHKETIEAVAALRRRGMENIRLLLIGFDTAMTTDQIEEHIRDAGVGDITRISGRRDDVAACISALDIGVVASLWSEAIARSALEIMAAERPLVSTDVGVMPDLVDASVLVKPEDADGLADAIEAVATDPDLRDQVLAAQKRTMSQLTLDEFLKRTLNLYQSLLEDA
- a CDS encoding glycosyltransferase family 2 protein; translation: MKNSLVSIILPTYNRAEFIGRALDSVLSQTYGNWECRIIDDGSTDETETVLSGFDDPRIHYSRQENQGVSGARNTGIAACRGDVVALLDSDDEWMPRKLETQLAYMAGNGYEICQTEEIWYRGGRRVNQPARYAKPEGWFFEASLEMCLISPSCTMFTRKAWEVMGPFDTAMPSCEDYDMWLRACLNFPVGLVREALTIKHGGRPDQLSVCVPCADLHRIRALVKILQSRKLDDAYRGLAMESLRRKVEIYMQGCEKRGKKDEAERVWNLFCMVRDGKDIPLNTLS
- a CDS encoding tetratricopeptide repeat protein — translated: MQNISKLLETLPVISQSRLVASGFGIWVVWKGDLHGAVDNTLQEFGALCVAREDQQALWFCNTVEVFRAVARLQVWARVNPMPVFCQLVPLTFLAGYDLEYSVSLSVELDRQRVAPPNDFEVVVHPGLKERVQSVAGLSTEPAGSVDGLANVKWLKLVVDQGLDYESVLRWYFIVKPLGRMSDKESIVGWRDFSTDIIELLQRLGLKYISDVKEGALFLPLDNFRLLKSFCTEMVNLIRRNKEAPDKKYWPVVMAAVPQGDLHFTADLPRKVGLDWNRLAPDYPHVRFMDGFLLSAWFRMNEARYGAGPVSLDSWCTLSLRDADGETGYGTMQVALPNALVASDGGGECFYCGLKNHEVSHCPSRNIATPQPQVWRLLAKADFNDFSDGFASLDADLSKEDFVSGILKVMESRDDLESLLARAVFEINVPVQLRTLKLVWRSRSKEWDGAFKQLAPQEGDYIWEALECLEKGDMGNSEHFLKDAQIKYPRSYQPQSLWGYWYLEKGDPIRAMFHWQEAERMSYTPLQQGCMAFLQARLMEVEGDYKDAINTYKRVNSLAPSWLQPIYRQAVCMVKMGFTSQAMDTLFDLMDRDPNYFNRILVDPELDRGRVQLLSAMWEKWNDAEKSVESTRKRVEDLTDDISRRFDENHPFFEAANEELDRLRGYGRTNNYVAYHQLLQGTEKFRVGLDDEIRREVKRINANIGHLTERVRGIQREAAWFPFPKLLREFNKEFNYCVDKINWIRTQRLQDADNFRKSLRFSDEIEEHIDSLQGRLVTLRIIRDATLFILMLGRSFIWLELIGLGFLLVALPSLIYFTQGIEGNIILDTIKDPSQRWEISKGLVIILSILCVAAAAIKSALTFDKRKRELFDQIDKEIRGSAPKRY